The Luteolibacter sp. Y139 genome has a window encoding:
- a CDS encoding DsbA family protein encodes NQDALDYDDLAEYAAILELDASRLIMEVTANAYAGRVREDFSSGLRSGVNGTPTFFINGVRYDGPRAVESMVAALTYSGG; translated from the coding sequence AAACCAGGATGCCCTCGATTATGACGACCTCGCCGAATACGCGGCGATCTTGGAACTCGATGCTTCCCGCCTGATCATGGAAGTCACGGCCAATGCCTATGCCGGCCGCGTGCGCGAAGATTTCAGCAGTGGGCTGAGGAGCGGGGTGAATGGAACGCCAACCTTCTTCATCAACGGCGTGCGCTACGACGGACCGCGCGCGGTCGAGTCAATGGTGGCAGCGCTCACTTATTCAGGCGGGTAG